One Methylosinus sp. LW4 genomic region harbors:
- a CDS encoding Tim44/TimA family putative adaptor protein, whose translation MSGSDFDPSILVFAALAAFVVWKLWSVLGVRVDREGPASDRAGPARRIGPAPAPQASAFAPSPANGALDADRWKGLAESGSNGWRGLDQIAASDRGFSGPAFVDGAKKAYEMIVEAFARGDRDTLRNLLSTEVFDSFSGEIAGREQRGETAEAHVVSIDSATVEDAKVELRKAQITIRFVAKLQSVRRDSAGAAIEGESDRPLEIVDLWTFARDVASRDPNWKLVATETVH comes from the coding sequence TTGTCGGGATCCGATTTCGACCCCTCCATCTTGGTCTTCGCCGCGCTCGCGGCTTTCGTCGTTTGGAAATTGTGGTCCGTCCTCGGCGTGCGCGTCGATCGCGAAGGCCCGGCCTCCGATCGCGCCGGCCCCGCAAGGCGGATCGGCCCGGCTCCGGCCCCGCAAGCCTCGGCTTTCGCGCCGTCACCCGCCAATGGCGCGCTGGACGCCGACCGCTGGAAAGGCCTCGCCGAATCCGGCAGCAATGGCTGGCGCGGCCTGGACCAGATCGCCGCCTCCGATCGCGGCTTCTCCGGTCCCGCCTTCGTCGACGGCGCCAAGAAGGCCTATGAGATGATCGTCGAGGCTTTCGCGCGGGGCGACCGCGACACGCTGCGCAATCTCCTTTCGACCGAGGTGTTCGACAGCTTCTCTGGCGAGATCGCCGGGCGCGAGCAACGCGGCGAGACGGCCGAGGCGCATGTCGTCTCCATCGATTCCGCAACGGTCGAGGACGCCAAGGTCGAGCTGCGCAAGGCGCAGATCACCATTCGTTTCGTCGCCAAGCTCCAATCGGTCCGCCGCGACAGCGCCGGCGCCGCGATCGAGGGCGAGTCGGATCGGCCGCTCGAGATCGTTGACCTCTGGACTTTCGCGCGCGATGTCGCCTCGCGTGATCCGAATTGGAAGCTCGTGGCGACCGAAACGGTTCACTAG
- the secB gene encoding protein-export chaperone SecB, translating into MTDTNGNGSGPTGAPALNVLVQYVKDLSFENPNAPRSLQPRQNPPEIGIQVNVNARQISQEDFEVSVTLEASATESEEVLFKLEVDYGGVFRLLNIPAEQIHPIVMIECPRLLFPFLRQVVADATRNGGFPPLYIDPIDFFALYQQRAAQAQQAPANAN; encoded by the coding sequence ATGACCGATACGAATGGAAACGGCTCCGGCCCGACCGGCGCCCCGGCGCTCAACGTGCTCGTGCAATATGTGAAGGATCTCTCCTTCGAGAATCCCAATGCGCCGCGTTCGCTGCAGCCACGCCAGAATCCGCCGGAGATCGGCATTCAGGTCAATGTCAACGCGCGCCAGATTTCGCAAGAGGATTTCGAGGTCTCGGTGACGTTGGAAGCCTCGGCCACCGAGAGCGAAGAAGTGCTGTTCAAGCTCGAGGTCGATTACGGCGGCGTGTTCCGCCTGCTGAACATTCCGGCCGAGCAGATTCATCCCATCGTGATGATCGAATGCCCGCGGCTGCTGTTCCCCTTCCTGCGCCAGGTCGTCGCCGACGCCACGCGCAATGGCGGCTTCCCGCCCCTCTATATCGATCCGATCGACTTTTTCGCGCTCTATCAGCAGCGCGCGGCCCAGGCGCAGCAGGCTCCGGCCAACGCGAACTGA
- a CDS encoding DUF4384 domain-containing protein encodes MMRRLCLSLLCCVASVALAEPQDMTRSVRIIDDPPAEAPPSPQTQAPAIPKEPAKAAGAGVRIEVLPQEEFALGAPMSFRVTAEKPGYVILVDVDAQGKLAQIFPNMVTLADPAGVDEKANFLKAGQSMTLPDASGKSAYRFVASPPTGVGMVVAILSDAPLQIVDLPDVPAAIAGQAKAADFVKDSTQMLQILPAEGERPIRAPKWSFATKFYGIK; translated from the coding sequence ATGATGCGGCGTCTTTGTCTCTCGCTTCTCTGCTGCGTCGCGAGCGTCGCGCTCGCCGAGCCGCAGGATATGACGCGCTCGGTGCGCATCATCGACGATCCGCCAGCGGAGGCCCCGCCGTCGCCGCAGACGCAAGCGCCGGCGATCCCCAAGGAGCCGGCCAAGGCCGCCGGCGCGGGCGTGCGAATCGAGGTGCTGCCGCAGGAGGAGTTCGCGCTCGGCGCGCCGATGAGCTTTCGCGTGACGGCGGAAAAGCCCGGCTATGTGATATTGGTCGATGTCGACGCGCAGGGAAAGCTGGCGCAGATTTTCCCCAATATGGTGACTTTGGCGGACCCCGCCGGCGTCGATGAGAAGGCCAATTTTCTGAAGGCCGGCCAGTCGATGACGCTGCCGGACGCCAGCGGCAAATCCGCCTATCGCTTCGTCGCCTCGCCGCCGACGGGCGTCGGCATGGTGGTGGCCATATTGAGCGACGCGCCCTTGCAGATCGTCGACCTGCCGGATGTGCCGGCGGCCATCGCGGGCCAGGCCAAGGCCGCGGATTTCGTGAAGGATTCGACGCAGATGCTGCAGATACTGCCTGCCGAAGGCGAGCGCCCGATCCGCGCGCCGAAATGGTCCTTCGCGACGAAATTCTACGGAATCAAGTGA
- a CDS encoding methyltransferase domain-containing protein has product MTNVYDEQDYPYAVRHWTHPTQLGALSQLMGRPAAPFQDCRVLEIGAGDGINLASMAIGAPRAQFIGVDLSERAVAAGRELTAAAGVANLQLVCGDLRDFAAEPQSFDYIIAHGVYAWAPKIVQDAVMALCGRLLSPRGVAMISYNALPGCRLRQGLRDMLLSAVAGIAEPERKIAAARATASFYAEQWSASDNAFRKALALEARDFLGRPDGLIFHDELGEIYDPQLFSTVVAAARAHGLDYLCDNDPSLVGHALWESELWSQSLPLTGGDQIAYEQALDFVETRFFRRSLFCRAGAPLERRFAPERLSGLFLEAPLEPFVDASVAAGEYAFKTAGKGEVSTRDEAFGAAMRRLGAAYPRALAIDEIAPEPAARSALLRLFAGNMARLATEPFPVGRNPGEKPFANPLARAQARLGLGSVTSYRHSQVALEGDDTRRFLDLLDGTRTVDDLARAMSGAAEESRTRAQVEAALATFAMWGLTRAPGA; this is encoded by the coding sequence ATGACGAATGTCTATGACGAGCAGGACTATCCTTACGCCGTCCGCCATTGGACGCATCCGACGCAGCTCGGCGCTCTTTCACAATTGATGGGACGGCCCGCAGCGCCCTTTCAGGACTGCCGCGTGCTGGAGATCGGCGCCGGCGATGGCATCAATCTCGCCAGCATGGCGATCGGCGCGCCGCGCGCGCAATTCATCGGCGTCGATCTCTCCGAGCGCGCCGTCGCCGCAGGACGCGAGCTGACGGCGGCGGCGGGCGTCGCCAATCTGCAGCTCGTTTGCGGCGATTTGCGCGATTTTGCCGCCGAGCCGCAATCCTTCGATTACATCATCGCGCATGGCGTCTACGCCTGGGCGCCGAAAATCGTTCAGGATGCGGTGATGGCGCTGTGCGGGCGGCTGCTGTCGCCGCGCGGCGTCGCCATGATCAGCTATAATGCGTTGCCGGGCTGCCGCTTGCGCCAGGGTCTGCGCGATATGCTGCTCAGCGCCGTCGCGGGAATTGCGGAGCCCGAACGCAAGATCGCCGCCGCGCGCGCGACGGCGAGCTTCTACGCCGAGCAATGGTCGGCGAGCGACAACGCCTTTCGCAAGGCGCTGGCGCTGGAGGCGCGTGATTTTCTCGGCCGGCCGGATGGGCTCATTTTTCATGACGAGCTCGGCGAGATTTACGATCCGCAGCTCTTCTCCACCGTCGTCGCCGCGGCGCGCGCGCATGGGCTCGATTATCTTTGCGACAATGATCCCTCGCTGGTGGGACATGCGCTATGGGAGAGCGAGCTGTGGAGCCAATCCTTGCCGCTCACCGGCGGCGATCAGATCGCCTATGAGCAGGCGCTCGATTTCGTCGAGACGCGGTTTTTTCGTCGCAGCCTGTTCTGCCGCGCCGGCGCGCCGCTGGAACGGCGCTTCGCGCCGGAGCGTCTTTCCGGCCTCTTTCTCGAGGCGCCGCTCGAGCCCTTCGTCGACGCCAGCGTCGCTGCGGGCGAATACGCTTTCAAGACGGCGGGCAAGGGCGAGGTCTCGACGCGGGACGAGGCTTTCGGCGCGGCCATGCGCCGGCTCGGCGCGGCCTATCCGCGCGCGCTCGCGATCGACGAGATCGCGCCCGAGCCCGCGGCGCGCTCGGCGCTGCTGCGGCTCTTCGCCGGCAATATGGCGCGCCTGGCGACAGAGCCTTTTCCTGTCGGGCGAAATCCGGGCGAAAAGCCATTCGCCAATCCGCTGGCGCGCGCGCAGGCGCGGCTCGGCCTCGGCTCGGTGACGAGCTATCGGCATTCGCAAGTCGCACTCGAGGGCGACGACACGCGGCGCTTTCTCGATCTTCTCGACGGAACGCGGACGGTCGACGATCTCGCCCGCGCAATGTCCGGCGCAGCGGAGGAGAGCCGCACGCGCGCGCAAGTGGAGGCGGCGCTCGCGACCTTCGCGATGTGGGGCCTGACGCGCGCCCCTGGCGCCTGA
- a CDS encoding caspase family protein yields the protein MQRKALSSALRRGVGAIACAMLGLFANAASAETRAILIGVDHYEHAPPLRGAVADARDLEASLRGRGARDIVTFIDRAERAAVMRALDAMLARAQKGDAVFLTFAGYGAQKNAPVLLLPKFDPTQARANGEKIARAELDSMIDAFEKKGARVFLIADASFGESLAREVDPRAAKLVYRSLNEGASSAATKIAPRDFARSVVLMAADAQFEAPELEIAGVGQRGALSYAVARALEGAADADGDGAVTTAELIAYVRGLAYQLSDQRQSVAVVEPRGLDASRDVIAQLGRGVGVQAVGGSSAEEEEAAASSGGGGLTITPLTPKSMAIGPGQSLPPAKPAALPPRPKEPIRLALRGAAAERGTGAGAHAPFVLVGADAAADILWDAASRDALSGGDVLAHNVDAHELDVLIDRAATVRWLKLVAGKGPLPMRVAPEGLRRKGERVEITIGGVAGRNLLLFDLTGDGVLQLLYPLASDPPVVQSSDYRLSVVAGEPFGADQIVAIASTRPMPQLEQALRQLDRLRNPAKVIDIVSQFSNSEAQLGTVGIFTAR from the coding sequence ATGCAGCGCAAAGCCCTATCGTCTGCTCTGCGGCGCGGCGTGGGCGCGATCGCTTGCGCTATGCTCGGTCTTTTCGCGAACGCCGCATCGGCCGAGACGCGCGCCATTCTCATCGGCGTCGATCATTACGAACATGCGCCGCCCTTGCGCGGCGCCGTCGCCGATGCGCGCGATCTCGAGGCGAGCCTGCGCGGACGCGGCGCGCGCGACATTGTGACATTCATCGACAGAGCGGAGCGCGCCGCGGTGATGCGCGCGCTCGACGCCATGCTGGCGCGCGCGCAAAAGGGCGACGCCGTCTTCCTGACCTTCGCCGGCTATGGCGCGCAGAAGAACGCGCCCGTTCTGCTGCTGCCGAAATTCGATCCGACACAGGCGCGCGCCAATGGCGAGAAGATCGCGCGCGCCGAGCTCGATTCCATGATCGACGCTTTCGAGAAAAAGGGCGCGCGCGTCTTTCTCATCGCCGACGCCTCTTTCGGAGAGAGCCTCGCGCGCGAGGTCGATCCACGCGCGGCGAAGCTCGTCTATCGCTCGCTGAATGAAGGCGCTTCCTCCGCCGCGACGAAGATCGCGCCACGGGATTTCGCGCGCTCGGTCGTGCTGATGGCGGCGGATGCGCAATTCGAGGCGCCCGAGCTGGAGATCGCCGGCGTCGGCCAGCGCGGCGCGCTGAGCTACGCCGTCGCGCGCGCGCTCGAGGGCGCGGCGGACGCCGATGGCGACGGCGCCGTCACGACGGCGGAACTCATCGCCTATGTCAGAGGGCTCGCCTATCAGCTCAGCGATCAGCGTCAGAGCGTCGCCGTCGTCGAGCCGCGCGGGCTCGACGCCTCGAGGGATGTGATCGCTCAGCTCGGGCGCGGCGTCGGCGTGCAGGCCGTGGGCGGATCGTCGGCGGAAGAGGAAGAGGCCGCCGCTTCCTCCGGCGGCGGCGGGCTGACGATCACGCCGCTGACGCCAAAATCCATGGCGATCGGGCCGGGCCAGAGCCTGCCGCCGGCAAAGCCCGCCGCTCTGCCGCCACGGCCCAAGGAGCCGATCCGCCTCGCTCTGCGCGGCGCGGCCGCCGAGCGCGGAACGGGCGCCGGCGCCCATGCGCCTTTCGTGCTCGTCGGCGCCGATGCGGCGGCCGATATCCTCTGGGACGCGGCGAGCCGCGACGCGCTCTCCGGCGGCGATGTGCTGGCGCATAATGTCGATGCGCATGAGCTCGACGTTCTGATCGATCGCGCCGCCACCGTGCGCTGGCTGAAGCTCGTCGCCGGCAAAGGGCCGCTGCCGATGCGCGTCGCGCCGGAGGGGCTGCGGCGCAAGGGCGAGCGCGTCGAGATCACCATAGGCGGAGTCGCCGGCCGCAATCTGCTGCTGTTCGACCTCACCGGCGACGGCGTGCTGCAATTGCTCTATCCGCTCGCCTCCGACCCGCCCGTCGTGCAATCTTCCGACTATCGGCTGAGCGTCGTCGCGGGCGAGCCCTTCGGCGCCGATCAGATCGTCGCCATCGCCTCGACGCGGCCCATGCCGCAGCTCGAGCAGGCGCTGCGGCAGCTCGATCGGCTGCGCAATCCGGCCAAGGTCATCGATATCGTCTCGCAATTTTCGAATAGCGAGGCGCAGCTCGGCACAGTCGGCATTTTCACCGCGCGTTGA
- a CDS encoding FxsA family protein produces the protein MNKSKLVAYVLTGWLFVEILAFVLVVQFLGVIAAVALGVGTTLLGLADVKRLFVYLRSRVGQPREELKSGVALLEGGLEAVGSLLLILPGFASDLVGLALKSPSIRAQVADRIRGKTERQGPQTIDLSPGEWKAIVDEGPKRRVRARRAPPAKVV, from the coding sequence GTGAACAAGTCGAAACTCGTCGCCTATGTGCTGACAGGCTGGCTCTTCGTCGAGATCCTGGCCTTCGTGCTCGTCGTGCAGTTTCTCGGCGTGATAGCGGCCGTGGCGCTCGGCGTCGGCACAACGCTGCTCGGCCTCGCCGACGTCAAGCGGCTGTTCGTCTATCTGCGCAGCCGCGTCGGCCAGCCGCGCGAGGAGCTGAAATCCGGCGTCGCTCTGCTCGAGGGCGGGCTCGAGGCGGTCGGCTCGCTGCTGCTGATCCTGCCTGGCTTCGCCTCTGATCTCGTCGGCCTGGCGCTGAAGTCGCCGTCGATCCGCGCGCAGGTCGCCGATCGCATTCGCGGCAAGACCGAGCGGCAGGGTCCGCAGACCATCGATCTTTCCCCCGGCGAGTGGAAAGCCATTGTCGATGAAGGCCCAAAGCGCCGCGTGCGCGCGCGCCGCGCCCCTCCCGCCAAAGTTGTCTGA
- a CDS encoding Smr/MutS family protein, whose product MSDPPRESRRSRFLSREEIELWNKVTADVRPSRGRRRRPQEEQPVEAGEPKKGAAAAPPPTPAPAEKKPRPRPAAPPAEIDHRTRTKLRRGRLEVEAKLDLHGLRQAEAQTALYDFLRRAQAAGARMAIVVTGKGVRSEEGGVLRRLVPLWLSAPAMRDLVVGFGEAARNHGGEGALYVQIRRPRSAK is encoded by the coding sequence ATGAGTGATCCGCCGCGCGAATCGCGTCGCTCGCGTTTTCTGTCCCGAGAAGAGATAGAGCTGTGGAACAAGGTGACGGCCGATGTGCGGCCGTCGCGCGGCCGTCGTCGCCGCCCGCAGGAGGAGCAGCCGGTCGAGGCCGGCGAGCCGAAGAAAGGAGCCGCTGCCGCGCCGCCGCCGACGCCTGCTCCGGCGGAGAAAAAGCCGCGGCCCCGCCCGGCCGCGCCGCCGGCAGAGATCGATCACCGCACGCGCACGAAATTGCGTCGCGGCCGGCTCGAGGTGGAGGCCAAGCTCGATCTCCACGGACTGCGCCAGGCCGAGGCGCAGACGGCGCTCTATGATTTTCTGCGCCGCGCCCAAGCGGCCGGCGCGCGCATGGCCATCGTGGTGACGGGCAAGGGGGTGCGCAGCGAGGAGGGCGGCGTGCTGCGCCGCCTCGTACCCCTATGGCTGAGCGCCCCGGCGATGCGCGATCTCGTTGTCGGCTTCGGCGAGGCGGCGCGCAATCACGGCGGCGAAGGCGCGCTCTATGTGCAGATCAGGCGCCCGCGCAGCGCCAAATAG
- a CDS encoding FMN-binding glutamate synthase family protein, producing MLRLLLLPLTPRFVALTLSVAGFLLCAIATEGDLSSAFFPAAIACAALCALGAHDLLQREHAILRAYPISAHLRFLLEHVRPELRQYFFEDNKDGRPFSRDKRAIVYQRAKMNIDKRPFGTEIDVYAEGFEWLRHSIAARPVSHEHFRTRVGGDCAQPYDISLLNISAMSFGALSRNAIRALNLGARKGEFAQDTGEGGFSPYHQEAGGDVIWQIASGYFGCRTREGAFDAEKFAEIATRDQIKMIEVKLSQGAKPGHGGVLPAAKVSEEIARIRGVPMGEDCISPAAHSAFSTPIELLQFLAQLRALSGGKPVGFKLCLGQPWEFLAICKAMLETGLHPDFIVVDGKEGGTGSAPLEFMDHIGMPMRDGLAFAHHALIGVGLRDTIRIGAAGKIATGFDMARALALGADWCNSGRGFMFALGCIQSLSCHTDHCPTGVATQDASRGRALVVSDKAERVRNFHHATLMALAELAAAAGLDHPSDFAPEHFCRRISPHEAATFAELYPAPAPGAFLRGEMDARFAAAWRSARADSFRPASLALA from the coding sequence ATGCTCCGCTTGCTCCTTCTCCCCCTCACGCCGCGCTTCGTCGCGCTCACGCTCAGCGTCGCGGGCTTTCTCCTCTGCGCCATAGCGACGGAGGGCGATCTGTCGAGCGCCTTCTTTCCGGCGGCGATCGCCTGCGCCGCGCTCTGCGCGCTCGGCGCGCATGATCTGCTGCAGCGCGAGCATGCGATTTTGCGCGCCTATCCTATTTCCGCGCATCTGCGCTTTTTGCTCGAGCATGTGCGGCCGGAGCTGCGGCAATATTTCTTCGAGGACAATAAGGACGGCCGTCCGTTCAGCCGCGACAAGCGCGCCATCGTCTATCAGCGCGCCAAGATGAACATCGACAAAAGGCCCTTCGGCACGGAAATCGACGTCTATGCGGAAGGCTTCGAATGGCTGCGCCATTCGATCGCGGCGCGGCCCGTTTCGCATGAGCATTTTCGCACGCGCGTCGGCGGCGATTGCGCGCAGCCTTACGACATCTCGCTCTTGAATATTTCCGCGATGAGCTTCGGCGCCTTGAGCCGCAACGCCATTCGCGCGCTCAATCTCGGCGCGCGCAAGGGCGAATTCGCGCAGGATACGGGCGAGGGCGGCTTCAGCCCCTATCATCAGGAGGCCGGCGGCGACGTCATTTGGCAGATCGCCTCCGGCTATTTCGGCTGCCGCACGCGCGAGGGCGCATTCGACGCGGAGAAATTCGCCGAGATCGCCACGCGCGATCAGATCAAGATGATCGAGGTGAAGCTGAGCCAAGGGGCGAAGCCCGGCCATGGCGGCGTGCTGCCGGCCGCCAAGGTGAGCGAGGAGATCGCGCGCATTCGCGGCGTGCCCATGGGCGAGGATTGCATTTCGCCGGCGGCGCATTCGGCCTTTTCGACGCCGATCGAATTACTGCAATTTCTGGCGCAGCTGCGCGCGCTCTCCGGCGGCAAGCCGGTCGGCTTCAAGCTCTGCCTCGGCCAGCCCTGGGAGTTCCTGGCCATTTGCAAGGCGATGCTGGAGACGGGCCTCCATCCCGATTTCATCGTCGTCGACGGCAAGGAAGGCGGGACCGGCTCAGCGCCGCTCGAATTCATGGATCACATCGGCATGCCGATGCGCGACGGACTCGCCTTCGCGCATCATGCGCTGATCGGCGTCGGCCTGCGCGATACAATTCGCATCGGCGCCGCCGGCAAGATCGCCACGGGCTTCGACATGGCGCGGGCGCTCGCGCTCGGCGCCGATTGGTGCAATAGCGGGCGCGGCTTCATGTTCGCGCTCGGCTGCATTCAATCTCTGTCCTGCCACACCGATCATTGCCCGACCGGCGTCGCCACGCAGGACGCCTCGCGCGGCCGCGCGCTCGTCGTCTCGGACAAGGCGGAGCGCGTGCGCAATTTTCATCATGCGACGCTCATGGCGCTCGCCGAGCTCGCCGCCGCCGCCGGGCTCGATCATCCGAGCGACTTCGCGCCGGAGCATTTTTGTCGCCGCATCTCTCCGCATGAGGCGGCGACTTTCGCCGAGCTCTATCCGGCGCCGGCGCCCGGCGCGTTTCTCCGTGGCGAGATGGATGCGCGCTTCGCCGCCGCTTGGCGCAGCGCGCGCGCGGATTCGTTTCGGCCGGCGTCGCTCGCTCTCGCTTGA
- the mltA gene encoding murein transglycosylase A: MASVDLDPVGFDSIDAIFQDDLRETFRVFRRSAEIILSAAQPLRAALPADEALARVCRLAAGMDAATLSPDAALDFFAAKFRPFRLRGPGFVTAYYEPVIEAREAPDAQFRTPVPARPADLVTLNETPIRGEAGEPLTSARLRADGGLEPYPDRRALEEGPPELRPRPIAYVRDRVELFLIQVQGSARLRFPDGRELPLTYDGRNGRPYTSIGRLLIERGLVPQSEMSLERLKTEIRALGQEDGAPGARLMQENRSYVFFRADSSPERRDGPIGGEGCALTPLRSIAVDRSLWSYGLPFFISATVPWRSAAAEPFARLMIAQDTGSAILGPARADLFFGAGDEAGALAGLVRHKADFTVLLPRGAGGDE; the protein is encoded by the coding sequence GTGGCGTCCGTCGATCTCGATCCAGTCGGTTTCGATTCGATCGACGCCATTTTTCAGGACGATCTTCGCGAGACCTTTCGCGTCTTCCGCCGCTCGGCTGAAATCATCCTCTCCGCTGCGCAGCCGCTCCGCGCGGCTCTGCCGGCCGATGAAGCGCTGGCCCGCGTCTGCCGCCTCGCTGCGGGCATGGATGCGGCGACGCTCTCCCCCGACGCTGCGCTCGATTTTTTCGCCGCCAAATTCCGTCCTTTTCGACTGCGCGGGCCGGGATTCGTCACCGCTTATTACGAGCCGGTGATCGAGGCGCGCGAGGCTCCCGACGCGCAATTCCGCACGCCCGTCCCCGCCCGTCCGGCCGATCTCGTCACGCTTAACGAGACGCCCATTCGCGGCGAGGCGGGCGAGCCGCTCACCTCCGCCCGGCTGCGGGCCGATGGCGGCCTCGAGCCTTATCCCGATCGCCGCGCCTTGGAGGAAGGCCCGCCGGAGCTGCGGCCGCGGCCGATCGCCTATGTCCGGGATAGGGTCGAGCTGTTTCTCATTCAGGTGCAGGGCTCGGCGCGGCTGCGCTTTCCCGATGGGCGGGAATTGCCGCTCACCTATGATGGCCGCAATGGCCGTCCCTATACGTCGATCGGCCGCCTGCTCATCGAGCGCGGGCTCGTTCCGCAAAGCGAAATGTCGCTCGAGCGCTTGAAGACGGAAATCCGCGCCCTCGGCCAGGAAGACGGCGCGCCCGGCGCCCGGCTGATGCAGGAGAACCGCTCCTATGTCTTCTTCCGCGCCGATTCCTCGCCGGAGCGGCGCGACGGCCCCATAGGCGGCGAGGGCTGCGCGCTGACGCCGCTGCGCTCCATCGCTGTCGATCGCTCGCTGTGGAGCTATGGCCTGCCCTTTTTCATCAGCGCGACCGTGCCCTGGCGCAGCGCGGCGGCGGAGCCCTTCGCCCGGCTGATGATCGCGCAGGACACGGGCTCGGCGATTCTCGGACCCGCGCGCGCCGATCTCTTCTTCGGCGCCGGGGACGAAGCCGGGGCGCTCGCCGGGCTGGTGCGCCACAAGGCGGATTTCACCGTGCTGCTGCCGCGAGGAGCGGGCGGCGATGAGTGA